The following proteins come from a genomic window of Trifolium pratense cultivar HEN17-A07 linkage group LG4, ARS_RC_1.1, whole genome shotgun sequence:
- the LOC123922441 gene encoding uncharacterized protein LOC123922441, which produces MWDSSEVEMWWTESREHVLWCHGRFTKSGEEFFVANIYAPCDDLVKQRLWESISERLHSLAGKNVCVCGDFNAVKHVDERRSVRGGHRSLDHVPFSRFIEDNTLVDLPLIGRKFTWYKGDGYSMSRLDRFLLSEEWCLAWPNCRQVARLRGLSDHCPLVLSANEDDWGPRPSRMLKCWKDVPGYHSFVKERWNSLQVDGWGGYVLKEKLKLIKAGLKEWHMTHTQNLPSRIETLKARLSALDEKSEEEALSEEELVEFQGVSLDIHSLSRLHASISWQQSRSLWLKDGDANSKYFHSVLASRHRRNAMSAIQVDGVTLEGVEPIRQTVFSHFESHFKASNVNRLGVDDLQFKRLNYVENGSLIKSFTEAEVKSAV; this is translated from the coding sequence ATGTGGGATTCTTCTGAGGTGGAGATGTGGTGGACGGAGAGTCGTGAGCATGTGCTGTGGTGTCATGGTCGCTTCACTAAGTCTGGAGAGGAGTTTTTTGTGGCGAACATCTATGCCCCTTGTGACGATTTGGTTAAGCAACGGTTGTGGGAGTCTATCTCGGAGCGGCTCCACTCGTTAGCGGGGAAGAACGTATGTGTTTGTGGGGATTTTAATGCGGTGAAACATGTGGATGAACGACGATCGGTTCGAGGTGGCCATCGTTCCTTAGATCACGTTCCTTTCAGTCGGTTCATTGAAGATAATACCTTGGTTGATCTCCCATTAATTGGTCGTAAGTTTACTTGGTATAAAGGGGATGGTTACTCTATGAGCCGTCTAGATAGATTTCTCCTTTCTGAGGAATGGTGTTTGGCCTGGCCTAACTGTAGGCAGGTAGCCAGGTTGCGAGGGTTATCTGACCACTGCCCTCTGGTCTTATCAGCGAATGAGGATGATTGGGGTCCTCGTCCGTCTAGGATGCTTAAGTGTTGGAAGGATGTGCCTGGCTATCATTCGTTCGTGAAAGAGAGGTGGAATTCGCTTCAGGTCGATGGTTGGGGTGGTTATGTGCTGAAGGAAAAACTTAAGTTAATTAAGGCAGGACTGAAAGAGTGGCATATGACTCACACTCAAAACCTTCCTAGTCGTATTGAAACGTTGAAAGCTAGGCTTTCGGCCCTTGATGAGAAGAGTGAGGAAGAGGCTCTTTCTGAGGAGGAGTTAGTGGAGTTTCAGGGGGTTTCGTTGGATATTCACTCGCTTTCGCGGCTGCATGCTAGCATTAGTTGGCAACAATCCCGTTCGTTGTGGCTTAAGGATGGAGATGCTAACTCAAAGTATTTTCATTCGGTTTTGGCGAGCCGCCATCGTAGGAACGCTATGTCTGCTATTCAAGTGGATGGGGTTACTCTTGAGGGTGTTGAACCGATTAGGCAGACAGTGTTTTCGCATTTTGAGTCTCACTTTAAGGCTTCTAACGTAAATCGGCTCGGGGTGGATGATCTCCAGTTTAAAAGATTGAACTATGTGGAGAATGGTAGTTTAATTAAATCTTTCACGGAGGCAGAAGTGAAATCCGCTGTGTGA